The genomic window TAAGTATCGATGGAGTTCTAAAAGCAGTAGTAAAACAGAAGACGCCCATAGCAAGAGTTTATGATGGCGCCGCTTCTTTTTATATTGACTATGAGGGTAATAAAATGCCCTTGTCGGACAATTTCACTGCGCGAGTTCCTCTTGTTTCAGGGGCAATAAATGCAAAAAATAACGAAGATTTAGCAGCTTTATTTCGCACAATTTATGACGATGCGTTTTTGAAAAAAAACATCATTGCTATAGAGATTATGCCGAATGGAAGCTTAAAAATGTTTAATCGTAACTATGATTACTTCATAGATTTTGGCAGAACGATGAATGTTGATAAGAAATTTAGAAACTATAAAGCTTTCTTTCAAAAAGCGGTTTTAGATAGTTCGTTATACAAATACAAAAAAATTGACCTTAGGTTTACGGAACAAGTAGTTTGCACTAAATAATAGAAAATGGAAAAAGATAACATTGCAGTAGGTCTAGATATTGGAACAACCAAAATCGTTGCCATGATTGGCAAAAAAAATGAATATGGTAAGTTGGAGATTTTGGGTATTGGTAAATCCAAAAGTTTGGGAGTTGCCAGAGGAGTAGTAAACAACATCACGCAGACGATTCAATCGATACAGCAAGCGATAATCGAAGCAGAAAATAATTCAGGATACAAAATCAAAGATGTGGTTGTGGGTATTGCCGGACAGCACATCAGAAGTATTCAGCATACCGATTACATCAGTAGAAATAATCCAGAAGAAGTAATTGGCGAAAAAGATATTCAACTCCTAATCGATCAGGTAAACAAACTGGCGATGTTACCGGGAGAAGAAATTATTCACGTTTTACCGCAAGAATTTAAAATCGATGGGCAATCTGAAATTAAAGAGCCAATCGGAATGTACGGCGGAAGATTAGAATCTAGTTTTCACGTTGTAGTTGGGCAGGCATCTTCAATCAGAAACGTTGGAAGATGTATTCAGAGTTCAGGAATTGAATTGTCTGG from Flavobacterium sp. KACC 22763 includes these protein-coding regions:
- a CDS encoding cell division protein FtsQ/DivIB, which codes for MKIFNWANIRLVLIFGLVLFLYSFAQHRNGDRKLKKSMVVFVGENTLFVKPETVNKLLIENKRDASSIRKDEVDLNKIEKTLDTQEMIEKSNVFVSIDGVLKAVVKQKTPIARVYDGAASFYIDYEGNKMPLSDNFTARVPLVSGAINAKNNEDLAALFRTIYDDAFLKKNIIAIEIMPNGSLKMFNRNYDYFIDFGRTMNVDKKFRNYKAFFQKAVLDSSLYKYKKIDLRFTEQVVCTK